CGGTTAGACGAAGGGAAAAGTTTTACAAGATCAGTGCAGTATTTTGTTTAGAATTCCAAAGTAGTGGCAGTGTTTACATGCGGGATCGTCGGACATGTTTTGCTATGATTGCTATAATTGGAGCCGTTAGATTAGGAAATGTTGACTTGTGacgtgtgccctgcgattggctggcaaccagttcagggtgtaccccgcctactgcccgaagccagctgggataggctccagcacccccgcgacccttgtgaggaaaaagcggccaagaaaatggatggatggatggacttgtGACGTGCGTTGCAAACACGCTTGACGGAACAAATAAGACCAAGTGCTTGCTAGCATACAGGAAAAATCACACTGCAATGCAAATTCAGTATGTGGTGCAGAAAAATGCTAAGTTTAGGTATTGTAAAGACCACGATTCTTCTGAAAAGTATTAAggccacactgaaaaaaataatatcatatagatttacaagaataaagtcgtaattttaggagggggaaaaaaagctcttcATGAAAGTTCTAATCTTAacaacaaatggaaaaatgaTCAGAATACAGGTCAAttcaacaaaagtaaaaaatatatatatataagttaattttatgaaaatagttgtaaatttatgaaaaagtaaaaaaatatttgtgtgtgaattttttttttcagatttaatttcattcaactttttcttgcaacttttttttcatgtgaactGACGACTTTAATTCTTGGAACTTGAAGTCTCGTAATTCAATTCTGTGACGTAAATTCCGTTGTACGAAGTAATATGAGGTTCTGAATGTATTCCTATAACAGACTTTATTCTTGTTAACATTCCGACTTTATATTATCATAacattatacattattatttgcACAGCACTATGACTTTATTTTTGGAACgttatgacttttttgtttgaatcattttaagattttcaaaacattttatattaatttattctaGTTGTAACTTCACAAATCACCATTGAAAATAACATTCCGACGTTTGTCTAGTATGTTGTAAAACTCAATGtgattttcttgtaatattccGAATGTATTCTTATAAGATTATGACTTATAGACTTGCAACtgacttttattttcatcacgttacgactttattcttgtaacttTTTCTGTTTAACAATCATGCAACTAGCTCTGAAAAACAGTCCACTTAACATTCCgttgttatttttgtgaaatattcaAACTATGTTCatataacattttttcttttacgcATTCTTAGAACATTAAGACGACAGCCTTGtaatgtgacttttttctcaGTGTTGCTCGAATACTCTGTTATAATAAATTGCACACTactctttttcctctttttttttttttttttttactgtggtaGAGCGAATACAatcaaaattgttaaaaaaacaacttaaaactCGATTTAGTGTTTAGTGCGCTTTCAgactattaaaaacaaacattcattcGCTCTTGTTTAATCCATCACTTCACATATCAGCATAGTGTggttgatgtatttatttatttttattactactCAAGTCAAACTCTTAACCAGAATTTGTGGCATGGCCAACCAAGCAGTGTCAGGTGAGGGTTGAATTGTGTTAAAGTTTCCTATTCagctcgttttttgttttgggtttttttttttttgcttttggggGACCCTGTAGCgtcactgccacctgctggtagGATAAGAAACAACACTGTTTTCTATTTTCACTTCCTCACATGAACATTACTATATCTTGTGCTGGATGAATTCTTTCTTCCTTCTCATCGAACCATTGCACTGCAAACGCACCCTTCCTAACTTTTCTGTTGCAtgaaaaaacaatcacatgaGGATTTGTTCTATTGGACCTGAATTACCATTATAGATATTCTTGTTTCAAAACTGCACGTGTGGACTCTTCTGTCATTTCTGGTTCTAAATAAAATTAGAATATAAACTATTGCGTCATTTTTGGCTTCTTTTCAAACAGGGGCTTTGAGACcacaaaaattcaaataatgtttttttaagaactGTGAGTGTGGCTCCCGAGTCCATTTGTCGTGAGGAGTATGATAATAAAAGGGGGGAGGGTCCAGACACGTTTAACTTATGTATAATGTACTTtgaggaaaaagtcaaaatcggGGGATATTACAAAACTACCAGAACAATTTTtagaaacaaatagaaaatgatTTTACCAAAATGTGTGCACAAATAAAACTGAGGCGCATTCAAAAAGTTACTTGGAATTATTTTTAGAACAACAATATTGTCCTTTTAAGGTGTATGTGTTAAATTAGGAAAatagatgacttttttttttttttttttataaagagtgCACCTTGCTAACACCTTGGCGGGTGCGTGTAACCAGTCCATCCTGTCATGCCACTGTCCAACATTATCACATATTTACCATTTCTCTTTCCTTTAAGTAAACACATACGTGATgactcaaatatttatttttgaaaaggtaataaattaaatagtagctacacacacaaaatggtggTGAAGACACACCCTCACGAGGTACAGTATTTGTCAGGCACATTTATCATAattgcctttattttttatattgatgCATATTGATAAATATTGATCGTTTGTGATGTTGCTCAGCTTCCTACAATTTCATGTTGGGCTACTCAACAAATTGAGTTAAGCAACAGCACATTTGCTTCAAGACGTGCGATTAAACAATCAATTCCAGGCATTCCAATCGATGCTTCATCATGCCCATCTGTAATACTGACACAATTGCAGACCACAACAATAGGTGcatgaaaaatgtcaataaaaatagTCCACGTCCTTTGCACTAAATCCAGAAACTGGATCGTTCCAGAGCGCCTCTCCCCAGTAGGTGGCGCTGTTCCGGAGTTCGCTGCTGGCTCCCTTGCGCAGTGTCAGGGCTCCGCGACCTTTCCCAGCCCGGCTGCTGGCGAGGAGGAAGTGGCCGCCTCTCCGCGGGGGGGAGGCTCCTGTAGTACGGCGGGGGAGGCTGGTGGCGCTGCTGCCTGACCGGTTCTGACGCGGGTCTTCCGGGTTCGCTGTAGCTCCTCGGGGCTTCGGTGTAGCGCTTGGGGGGAGTCTCTTTGTGCCGCTTTGCTTTGTTGACACGGGATTCAACCAGTTCCTCCAGCGGCCTCATGGCTTTGATCACCGCTCGGGCCTCTCTGGGCCGCTTCCTGCGCGGCCAGCAGGGCAAACCCAGGAAGGAGACGCACACGGAAAGGCAGCGGGCGGAAAAGATCAGCTGGACCGCACAAGTCACGATGAGAGGCACCCAAAGGATCAGAGTTGTGCTCTAATGGGAGGGGAGCGACCGACCGTTAGATGTAGATAGCAGCTGCGCCGTGTGAGACTCAATCTGAGGCTTGAGTGCATCCACTTAAGTGAAACCAATGATGCGATGCACAGCCTCCAAAGTCTATTTACTTCTATGAATAAAACATCTCGGGCTCAACACGTCTGAAAAGTAGCCAAGTtatgttgaacttttttttttttttttttttttaaacgactttgTATCGACAACATACTACAGCTAGCGAGCTAGTCGGTCAGCCAgcaagctagttagctagctaataTGACTAATGGACTATTTtagtttagctagctagttaatAGGATTAGCTAGATATCTTACTAGTTAGATAGCGAATATGACTAACCAACTAtcatagttagttagttaattgGATTGGCTAGATAGTTTGCAAGCTAGTCAGTTAGCGAAATAGTTGTGCTAGGTGGACAGCCTGCATCAAAAACAGTTTGCTACTtctacttaaaggggaagtcaaccccccccaaaaaaaaaatgcttgacaaaaatatgttctatgcacccccactagtctaagcatggtattctggttaatattgcattagtgaatattagttaaacagcaaaattcagccgtttttatcaacaTGGGAAGccggcaattttgccacttgctgtcgagtgaaaatgacatcacagctgctcaggtcacaatcaatcacagctcagcttcagaaaacaagtgagctgtgattgatcattgcctgagcaactgtgatgtcatcttcaatcaacagcaagtggcaaaatggccaccccctgagattgataaaaaaaaaaaaacggctggattttgcttcataactcatattccacaaatgtaatattaatcagaatgtcatgtttagactagtaaggtcaaATAtagagaaatgtttaaggttgacttcccctttaataatcCTGATTGAATCTCTAACGTGCAACCTGGCTTCTCTCGGCTCCGTTTAGCCTACAGCACAATCTTGCGCTTGCTAACTCACTCACATAGATGCGCGTGGGGTCGAAAGGGCACTCGTTGGTGATGCTGGAGTAGCCGACGGCGTCGGGGAAGCGGCAGTGCGTTAGCAGGCTGCGCCCGCCGTGAATGATGGCCCTCACCACCGACACCAGGAGGCCGATGGCGGACGCAGACGCCGCGAGCGACGATGCTAGGCTTACGCTGAACAGGGACCACgtctgattaaaaataataaatggatTAAATACACATCTAAAACATGATggcactttgagatttctttCAAAATGCatgatattattaacattattaaacaataaaaaacaaaaacatggctaGATAATCAAGGTAGGATTAGCGAGCAAATCAGTAAAAGCAAATTGAGTGAGTCAGGATTcacttgttttaattaaaatatgattggcattttttttttttaataatgaacatTTGTGGGTGAAGCTTTTGGGGGCTTTTCATAAGCTAAAAACAATCTCAAGAAGTACTTTACAAGCTACGTAGGGCTTTTGAAATCCTCAAGAGGACAACATTAGGGCCAATACACTGCACAGTTCTGGAAAAACAACATCATTTGAACTCGGTGtgacaaagaaaaacacactgGTGTTGTTAGACAAAACATTAGACTAGCTGGGTATGAGGAGCAGAACAGAAAACATACTTCACAGTCTGcatattttttcccttcaagACCCATCAAATCAGAGAGCAATAGTACTCACCAAGCCTctgcttttcttgtttttggacaGGACAATAGCCAGAATGCCAACAACAATTCCCTGCAGCAAGAAAAAATTAATTCAGCTCTCACAACagtatgttttattaacatgAAGTAGAGCAAAAGGTGAGAacgggtgtcaaactccggtcctcgagggccgtagtcctgcaggttttggatgtttcctttctccaacacagctgatatatgatcagcttatcagcaagctctgcataaacctgataacgatcctgctgattggaatcagcttgtgttggaagagggaaacctccaggACCGGGGTTTGACACCTATGCGAATAATCCCTCTGCAAACTTCAGCAGCATGAAAAAACATTCGAGTCGTCGCCAAGATTTTAAAAGCATGTGAAATATGCGTTTCCTCGGCAACCAAAACTTGGGTGCAAATGTTGAGGAATGCTGTATATTTTCCAGAATAAAATAATCGGTTATTTTTAAGGGTacctactaggggtgtgaattgcctagtacagaggtgggcaatctcggtcctcgagggccggagtcctgcaggttttggaagtttctcgcttccaacacaagctgattccaatcaacaggatcgttatcaggcttatgcagagcttcctgatgagctgatcatatatcagctgtgttggagaagggcaacatgcaaaacctgcaggacttcggccctcgatgcccacctctggcaattcgattcgtatcacgatttataggtcacgattcgataccgattaatcccgatacgaatctataaattgattattgcgattttttttttttttttactcaaatttagaaaatactaatcagttaaCTTGTACATGcatactgtaagatttgtatgaacatgtatttatttatcttaaaattgaggttgcagtctgtttcatttttgaacagcactgaaataaaatattaaggcttaatgttccgttaatataacattcttaatgtgtaaatcctaaccctaagtaagacgtttcgTTGAATATGCCAATAAAAAATTGacgtttaaaaatcgattcggccgcatattgaattgattcgaaaattgcgcgctgtaatatcgccgaatccattttttctaacacccctagtacgTACcataaaatgactttgaaataaCATATTTCGTGATCAtcgtttgtaatatttttactATTAATATAGGCAATCAAAAAGTTTTAGGGAGtacataaattcatttttcacaatttaattcCGGTCTGATTACTGTAAACACTCACCACCAGCCCAGACGCCAGAGCCACCACGTTAGAGATGGCGTACTCCATGACACGAGCCTGCCTGTGGAGATTGATATGCCTGAGCACCACGCCGTGCACGAGCGCTCCCAACAAGAAGTTGACGTGGCCCACCAGCACCACGCTGAGGCCCATCTTCATCAGGGCCGACGGCTCCTCCAGGTTGGCGCAACACACCCCTGTGGAGAAAAGCGGTGTTGAGATCATGTTGCATCAGGCGAGTCCGTGGCGGCATCCCTGGTTCAACGTCCCGCTGTTTGCATCGATCCGGAGACAGGCGAGCCAGGTCAGAACACATACAGAAATGTCGCTTAGATTAATCATTAATGATCCCAATGTTGGCTTGTAGtgacaaaatgtcttcttttttttttccttctttttttttttaagtaaaggaCAACATTAAATAGAGCACAAAGCTTATAAACTGGACTATATGGGTTTGGGGGtgcaggtcttttttttttgggggggggggggggggttgccaaTTCAAGAATACTATTTTGAAAGCTATGCGACTGATCATCAAGCAGAACATGCTCATTCTTGGCAAAGAGCATTTTGATTCATCCACCAGTCATGTACACAGTAcagtttttcctcatttttgtcAGAATATTTCAGTATAATTCACACCCATATTCCAGCATTAACAAACAAATCCATATAAGCAGGTACCCCAAAACCCATGTGCTccgttttatttacaatatgtcACGAATGGCATTATTTAAAGGCAGTAGTTGTTCCCACATAAACTTAATCCTCTATGGCTACAACACTACCACATATTTTATAAACTCCCTGATACATTTAAAACTGATCAAAACCATGTGGTGTCAATTACCTGTTCTGGGCATCTTGATCAGGTCACCATTCGTGGATGACTTACAGATTTAATCGTTAAAAATAGAAGGACCGCATGGCCTCTCCCGCACTTCCAACTAAACAAGTCACACACGCCAGTCAGGCAGCTCACGTATGAGGACAAACGTgagcttcaaaataaaataccacacCTTTCTGGGAAAAGTTGTTCAAAAATGTACAGGGTTTTCTGTAAGAACTAACATGTGTGGTTCGAGTTGAAATTATAATACATAGTTGGTAATGGGCTAAGAAACACTTTTAACAAGTACATGTAAAGTgtgtagttttattttgaaagccaCCATGGTAATTCATCGTTTTGTTTAATTAAGACACAGGTGAACTTGTTGAAGCCACACCTGTCATTCAGTGCTTTCAAAAGGTGCTTCATGTTTACTAAAAGTCAACAAACTGCTAAAATGCAAATTAATTAAGATAATGATAATGACAATATTATTATCTAAATTGTTGGATTAGATTTGAGTGTATATAGTCTTTCTGGCTTTCTGGTCAAACTACTTCCAGATCTGAGgatttaatgaataaaatagataaatagattTGATCGGGATTATGCCTactctatttttattatttgaaataatttgacaaatgttttatttctaaTCATGTTGATTGTTATTTATgataatgatttttaatcatagT
The sequence above is drawn from the Vanacampus margaritifer isolate UIUO_Vmar chromosome 17, RoL_Vmar_1.0, whole genome shotgun sequence genome and encodes:
- the LOC144037685 gene encoding transmembrane protein 54-like codes for the protein MPRTGVCCANLEEPSALMKMGLSVVLVGHVNFLLGALVHGVVLRHINLHRQARVMEYAISNVVALASGLVGIVVGILAIVLSKNKKSRGLTWSLFSVSLASSLAASASAIGLLVSVVRAIIHGGRSLLTHCRFPDAVGYSSITNECPFDPTRIYSTTLILWVPLIVTCAVQLIFSARCLSVCVSFLGLPCWPRRKRPREARAVIKAMRPLEELVESRVNKAKRHKETPPKRYTEAPRSYSEPGRPASEPVRQQRHQPPPPYYRSLPPAERRPLPPRQQPGWERSRSPDTAQGSQQRTPEQRHLLGRGALERSSFWI